Proteins encoded by one window of Fischerella sp. PCC 9605:
- a CDS encoding glycosyltransferase family 2 protein: MSNAIQLDNLSRLLVVILNYRTPQLTIACLRSLVDEVRSLPGTRVVVVDNASGDGSAAQIQGAIVTESWGDWVSLLPLEHNGGYAFGNNAAIRLGLESTNPPSYFLILNPDTLVRAGALKALVNFMDEHPDVGIAGSRLEDPDGTPQRSAFRFHTIFSELDSGLRLGVITKLLSRWVVAPPVREDTYQTDWVSGASMIVRREVFASVGLLDEKYFLYFEEVDFCLQANKAGWSCWYVPASRVVHLVGQSTGVNNPNQRPKRLPKYWFDSRRRYFIKNHGWLYAALADATWVFGFFVWRWRRVIQRKPDTDPPKLMSDFLLNSIFMKGSQA; encoded by the coding sequence ATGTCTAATGCAATTCAGCTAGATAACCTATCTCGCCTGTTGGTAGTCATCCTTAACTACCGCACCCCCCAGCTGACAATTGCCTGCTTGCGTTCTTTGGTGGATGAAGTGCGATCGCTACCAGGTACGCGCGTTGTAGTAGTTGACAACGCTTCTGGTGATGGATCTGCGGCACAAATTCAAGGGGCGATCGTAACTGAAAGCTGGGGTGATTGGGTTTCGCTCCTACCACTAGAGCATAATGGCGGATACGCCTTCGGCAATAACGCTGCAATCCGCTTGGGACTTGAGTCAACTAATCCACCATCCTATTTTCTGATCCTTAACCCAGATACGCTTGTTCGTGCTGGAGCCTTAAAAGCTCTGGTAAACTTCATGGATGAACACCCCGATGTAGGAATTGCGGGTAGCCGCCTAGAAGATCCTGACGGCACTCCGCAGCGCTCAGCTTTTCGCTTCCACACTATCTTCAGTGAACTTGATTCCGGTTTGCGTCTGGGAGTGATAACGAAATTATTGTCAAGATGGGTGGTTGCCCCTCCTGTTCGTGAAGACACCTATCAAACCGATTGGGTGTCTGGAGCAAGCATGATTGTTCGCCGCGAAGTCTTTGCATCAGTAGGTTTGCTCGATGAGAAATATTTCCTATATTTTGAAGAAGTAGACTTTTGCTTGCAGGCAAACAAAGCAGGTTGGTCTTGTTGGTACGTTCCTGCTAGTCGAGTTGTGCATCTAGTCGGGCAAAGTACAGGAGTAAATAACCCCAACCAGCGACCCAAACGCCTACCCAAATACTGGTTTGATTCTAGACGCAGATACTTTATCAAAAATCACGGTTGGCTATATGCAGCCCTAGCTGATGCAACTTGGGTGTTTGGTTTCTTTGTGTGGAGATGGCGGCGGGTGATTCAGCGCAAGCCAGACACAGATCCACCCAAGCTAATGAGTGACTTTCTGCTCAATAGCATATTCATGAAAGGAAGTCAAGCTTAA
- a CDS encoding glycosyltransferase: MPSFSNNIGVVVIGRNEGDRLIKSLDAVVDGSRVVVYVDSGSTDGSCEIASQRGVEVVNLDMSIPFTAARARNAGFERLRAKHPEVEYVQFIDGDCEVVEGWIEAAAQTLNANPDAVAVCGWTCERYPDHSIYNRICSVEWRMMGPIGRTSSFGGNVMIRADALAAVGGYDASVIAAEDDELSVRLRQNGGTLLRIDQDSVLHDADMHSLSQWWRRAKRCGYAFAQVSHIHGAYPERKFVKEIWRTWIWGAIAPLGTLALLPFTHGLSLIVLGRYPLIALRTIFKTQRQGFSWADSIAWGFSCAVSVFPQAIGAAKFHRDRLLKKQHEIIEHKLPQASAMKAIQPTGR; the protein is encoded by the coding sequence GTGCCAAGCTTTTCCAACAACATTGGGGTAGTTGTCATTGGACGCAATGAAGGCGATCGCTTAATCAAAAGCCTAGATGCTGTTGTCGATGGGTCGCGCGTAGTAGTATACGTTGACTCCGGTTCCACCGATGGCAGCTGCGAAATTGCATCTCAACGCGGAGTCGAGGTGGTTAATCTGGATATGTCGATCCCATTCACTGCTGCCAGAGCTCGCAATGCTGGCTTTGAGCGGCTGCGCGCAAAGCATCCTGAAGTAGAGTACGTCCAATTCATTGACGGTGATTGCGAGGTCGTCGAGGGCTGGATCGAGGCAGCCGCCCAAACACTGAATGCCAATCCCGATGCAGTTGCTGTCTGTGGCTGGACGTGCGAACGTTACCCAGACCACAGTATCTATAACCGCATCTGTAGTGTCGAGTGGCGGATGATGGGGCCAATCGGACGGACATCTAGCTTCGGTGGCAACGTGATGATTCGTGCCGATGCCCTGGCGGCCGTAGGGGGCTACGACGCCAGCGTCATCGCCGCCGAAGATGATGAACTGAGCGTGCGGTTGCGTCAAAATGGCGGTACGCTCCTCCGCATCGACCAAGACAGCGTCCTGCACGACGCCGACATGCACAGCCTGTCGCAATGGTGGCGACGTGCCAAACGCTGCGGCTATGCATTTGCTCAAGTTTCGCACATACACGGAGCTTATCCTGAGCGCAAGTTTGTCAAAGAGATATGGCGCACTTGGATTTGGGGGGCGATCGCACCTTTGGGTACACTAGCGCTGTTGCCTTTCACACATGGGCTATCGTTGATTGTCTTGGGGCGCTATCCACTGATCGCTCTGCGGACGATTTTCAAAACGCAGCGACAGGGATTTTCTTGGGCTGACAGCATCGCTTGGGGTTTTTCGTGTGCAGTATCGGTGTTTCCTCAAGCAATTGGTGCTGCCAAGTTCCACCGCGATCGCCTGCTCAAAAAACAGCATGAAATTATTGAACACAAGCTTCCGCAAGC